One window of Dermacentor albipictus isolate Rhodes 1998 colony chromosome 9, USDA_Dalb.pri_finalv2, whole genome shotgun sequence genomic DNA carries:
- the LOC135921405 gene encoding RAB7A-interacting MON1-CCZ1 complex subunit 1-like, with protein sequence MMERMEEAAAKEITDEVDDLIRIVEDLKIRSVVPSLLESSFSKLLELKSRLRREEVSRETANKEVLQDLAKIVLDVTYCRENRLADNDFSDSDSLERVHAIIRSLEHVENITKHMGFSTVVEGLGEELAECIEWRKGGLVYMFCQSKEGDDDHSWLTANQETFFALLQQGVHHLTAMLNVRRPLSAEDVTVLSGQTDVLELLEKGIYSDVHALSLMYAGEMCYWLVTYSKRWDRPLEMAHALPLGKRLLQDYISAVEGPLQGAGWNCTRARQLLAQLGEVEQC encoded by the exons ATGATGGAGAGGATGGAGGAGGCTGCTGCGAAAGAAATCACCGATGAAGTCGACGATTTAATACGAATTGTGGAAGATCTGAAAATCAGATCCGTCG TGCCGAGTTTGCTGGAGTCGTCCTTCTCTAAACTGCTGGAACTGAAAAGCCGGCTGAGACGGGAAGAAGTATCGAGGGAGACCGCGAACAAAGAAGTTCTACAGGACTTGGCAAAG ATTGTTCTGGATGTCACATACTGCCGAGAAAACAGACTTGCTGACAACGATTTTTCAGACAGTGATTCTCTAGAACGAGTCCATGCCATAATCC GTAGCCTGGAACATGTTGAAAACATCACTAAGCACATGGGCTTCAGCACG GTGGTGGAAGGCCTTGGCGAGGAGCTTGCCGAGTGTATAGAATGGCGGAAGGGGGGACTAGTCTACATGTTCTGCCAGAGCAAGGAGGGGGACGACGACCACAGTTGGCTAACGGCCAACCAGGAAACTTTTTTTGCT ctgctgcagcaaggTGTGCACCACCTCACGGCAATGCTCAATGTTCGTCGCCCACTGAGCGCCGAAGATGTCACAGTGCTGTCTGGCCAGACGGACGTGCTGGAACTCCTGGAGAAAG GCATCTACAGTGATGTACATGCGCTGTCGCTGATGTACGCCGGCGAGATGTGCTACTGGCTGGTGACGTACTCGAAGCGCTGGGACCGGCCGCTGGAGATGGCGCACGCATTGCCACTTGGCAAGCGGCTGCTACAGGACTACATCAGTGCTGTCGAGGGTCCCCTGCAGGGCGCGGGCTGGAACTGCACCCGTGCCCGGCAGCTTCTGGCACAACTGGGTGAGGTGGAGCAGTGCTGA